In a single window of the Cupriavidus sp. P-10 genome:
- the pbpG gene encoding D-alanyl-D-alanine endopeptidase produces the protein MFRSDSIFSRFFGSTPLSAVAAAVLVSVSMVAAPFAEAASKPASTQKATKKQATNAKVTKKSTSKDVTAKSRSSRVAKSEARSARKVIVLKNGKRQVVAAQRVAPVRAVFTPAKPSLGEAMGLRDTEDALALRSSVALVMDQGSNEVLFQKNASAVLPIASITKLMTALVVMDARLPMDEVLTISEEDRDTEKHSSSRLRFGTQLTRQELLLLALMSSENRAASALGRNYPGGLPSFVQAMNRKARELGMNDSHFVDSSGLSSSNVSSAMDLVRMVNAAYRNPTIREFSTQTEHEVNVLGRTQHYVSTNRLVRGGNWDIGLQKTGFISEAGQCLVMQARVQGRNVVMVFLDSAGKLSRFADANRVKDWLEHSPSQQHGFPSSPNLTQRPGGAHAILASQQARGI, from the coding sequence ATGTTTCGGTCTGATTCCATTTTTTCCAGATTCTTCGGCTCTACGCCTTTGTCCGCCGTTGCCGCCGCGGTGCTGGTGTCGGTGTCGATGGTTGCAGCTCCCTTCGCTGAAGCTGCCAGCAAACCTGCCAGTACGCAAAAAGCGACAAAAAAGCAGGCAACCAACGCTAAAGTCACCAAAAAATCCACCTCTAAAGATGTGACCGCGAAGTCGCGCAGCAGCAGGGTCGCGAAGAGCGAAGCCCGTTCCGCGCGCAAGGTCATCGTGCTGAAGAACGGCAAGCGCCAGGTCGTGGCCGCCCAACGCGTGGCGCCGGTGCGCGCCGTGTTCACGCCTGCCAAGCCGTCGCTGGGCGAGGCGATGGGGCTGCGCGACACGGAAGACGCGCTTGCGCTGCGCTCCAGCGTGGCGCTGGTGATGGACCAGGGCTCCAACGAGGTGCTGTTCCAGAAGAACGCCTCCGCGGTACTGCCGATCGCCTCGATCACCAAGCTGATGACCGCGCTGGTGGTGATGGACGCGCGCTTGCCGATGGACGAGGTGCTGACCATCAGCGAGGAAGATCGCGACACCGAAAAGCACAGCAGCTCGCGCCTGCGCTTCGGTACGCAGCTGACCCGCCAGGAACTGCTGCTGCTTGCGCTGATGTCGTCCGAGAACCGTGCCGCCTCGGCGCTGGGCCGCAATTATCCGGGTGGCCTGCCGTCTTTCGTGCAGGCGATGAACCGCAAGGCGCGCGAACTGGGCATGAACGACAGCCACTTTGTCGACTCGAGCGGCCTGTCGAGCAGCAACGTGTCGAGCGCGATGGACCTGGTGCGCATGGTCAATGCCGCGTACCGCAACCCGACCATCCGCGAGTTCTCGACCCAGACCGAGCATGAAGTCAACGTGCTGGGCCGCACGCAGCACTATGTCAGCACCAACCGCCTGGTGCGCGGCGGCAACTGGGACATCGGCCTGCAGAAGACCGGCTTTATCTCCGAGGCTGGCCAGTGCCTGGTGATGCAGGCGCGCGTGCAGGGCCGCAATGTGGTGATGGTGTTCCTGGATTCGGCGGGCAAGCTGTCGCGCTTCGCCGATGCCAACCGCGTCAAGGATTGGCTGGAGCATTCGCCGTCGCAACAGCATGGCTTTCCCTCGTCCCCTAATTTGACGCAGCGTCCGGGCGGCGCGCACGCGATCCTGGCTTCGCAGCAGGCGCGCGGCATCTGA
- a CDS encoding tripartite tricarboxylate transporter substrate binding protein has translation MKSAVNAAVNPFVNPDIRRLAMHCLFACAAACATWFSAAAAHAQPPAYPAKPVRIVVPFAAGGPADVLARAVGEGIAKATGQSVLVENKAGAAGTIGVDMVAKAAPDGYTIALVPVGNIAVNPTLMPNLPYKQADLAPVAMLATAENVLVVNTAMPARSLAELLKLAAQKPGELSFASPGVGSQAHLAGELLQLDANVRLNHVPYKGVSPAMTDVVGGQVTMMFAQLSAALPYIKAGKLRALGVASARRSTVLPDVPTIAEQGFPKFEAVSWYALMAPAGTPPEIVRKLSQHVDAVLADAALKEKLATLGMDAAGGTPQQLAATIQKESVRWAGVIKQRRITID, from the coding sequence ATGAAATCCGCTGTGAATGCCGCTGTGAATCCTTTCGTGAATCCTGACATCCGGCGCCTTGCCATGCATTGCCTGTTCGCTTGCGCGGCAGCCTGCGCGACATGGTTCAGTGCGGCTGCGGCCCATGCCCAGCCGCCGGCGTATCCCGCCAAGCCGGTGCGTATCGTGGTGCCGTTCGCCGCCGGTGGCCCTGCGGACGTGCTGGCCCGCGCCGTCGGCGAAGGCATCGCCAAGGCTACTGGCCAAAGCGTGCTGGTCGAAAACAAGGCCGGCGCCGCCGGCACCATCGGTGTCGACATGGTGGCCAAGGCCGCGCCCGACGGCTACACCATCGCGCTGGTGCCGGTCGGCAATATCGCGGTGAATCCCACCCTGATGCCGAACCTGCCTTACAAGCAGGCTGACCTGGCGCCGGTGGCAATGCTCGCCACCGCCGAAAACGTGCTGGTGGTCAACACGGCGATGCCGGCCAGATCGCTGGCGGAACTGCTCAAGCTCGCCGCGCAGAAACCGGGCGAACTGAGCTTCGCCTCGCCCGGCGTCGGCAGCCAGGCGCACCTGGCCGGAGAGCTGCTGCAGCTCGATGCCAACGTCAGGCTCAACCACGTACCGTACAAGGGCGTGAGCCCGGCAATGACCGATGTGGTCGGCGGGCAGGTGACGATGATGTTCGCGCAGCTCTCCGCGGCGCTGCCCTATATCAAGGCCGGCAAGCTGCGTGCGTTGGGCGTGGCCAGCGCCAGGCGCTCGACGGTGCTGCCCGATGTGCCGACGATCGCGGAGCAGGGCTTCCCGAAGTTCGAGGCGGTGTCGTGGTATGCGCTGATGGCGCCGGCGGGGACGCCGCCCGAGATCGTGCGCAAGCTCAGCCAGCATGTCGACGCTGTGCTGGCCGATGCGGCACTGAAGGAAAAGCTGGCGACACTGGGGATGGACGCGGCGGGCGGCACGCCGCAGCAGCTGGCGGCGACGATCCAGAAGGAAAGCGTGCGGTGGGCTGGGGTGATCAAGCAGCGGCGTATTACGATCGACTAG
- a CDS encoding ornithine cyclodeaminase family protein — MADIHLTYLNGRDIARLEMTDAEIIDAVELALIAQGNGETVIEPRVHLMPDPAFNGHFNVLRGYVAPLGLAGVKVVGDFVDNYKLGLPSEMAMLNLFDPRTGMPVAVIDATFITDARTGALTALGARHLARRDSKVLGHIGARGTSYWNVRLLDSLYDFDEIRVHSRRPESRNAFAARLERDLGKKVVVTEDWESCVRGADIVVEASRLERPTPMLKTEWIKPGAFVVPYGTMSAVELSLTDIMTRMVVDDWGQCKGGMFGSLRAHVEAGKLSEQTLYGELGEIAAGRKPGRQSDDETNLFWHRGLSLSDIALGHAILKKAEQRGVGQKLVYA, encoded by the coding sequence ATGGCTGATATTCATCTCACCTACCTCAACGGCCGGGATATTGCGCGCCTGGAAATGACCGACGCCGAAATCATCGACGCGGTGGAGCTGGCACTGATCGCGCAGGGCAACGGCGAGACCGTGATCGAGCCGCGCGTGCACCTGATGCCGGATCCTGCCTTCAACGGCCACTTCAACGTGCTGCGCGGCTACGTGGCGCCGCTGGGGCTGGCCGGCGTCAAGGTCGTCGGCGATTTCGTCGACAACTACAAGCTCGGCCTGCCTTCCGAGATGGCCATGCTGAACCTGTTTGATCCGCGCACCGGCATGCCGGTCGCGGTGATCGACGCTACCTTCATCACCGATGCCCGCACCGGCGCGCTGACCGCGCTCGGCGCCAGGCACCTGGCCCGCCGTGACAGCAAGGTGCTCGGCCATATCGGCGCGCGCGGCACCTCGTACTGGAACGTGCGCCTGCTCGACAGCCTGTATGACTTCGACGAGATCCGCGTGCATTCGCGCCGTCCGGAAAGCCGCAATGCCTTTGCCGCGCGGCTGGAGCGCGATCTCGGCAAGAAGGTCGTGGTGACCGAGGACTGGGAATCGTGCGTGCGCGGCGCCGACATCGTGGTCGAGGCGTCGCGCCTGGAACGCCCGACGCCGATGCTCAAGACCGAATGGATCAAGCCCGGCGCCTTCGTCGTGCCCTACGGCACCATGAGCGCGGTCGAGCTGTCGCTGACCGACATCATGACGCGGATGGTGGTGGACGACTGGGGGCAGTGCAAGGGCGGCATGTTCGGCTCGCTGCGCGCGCATGTCGAAGCGGGCAAGCTGTCGGAACAGACGCTCTACGGCGAACTTGGCGAGATCGCCGCCGGCCGCAAGCCTGGCCGCCAGAGCGACGACGAGACCAACCTGTTCTGGCATCGTGGCCTGTCGCTGAGCGATATCGCGCTGGGACACGCCATCCTGAAGAAGGCCGAGCAGCGCGGAGTGGGCCAGAAGCTGGTGTACGCATGA
- a CDS encoding IclR family transcriptional regulator, producing MSEADKSPGKTSIQVIERMMTLLDALAQHADPVSLKELSLATGLHPSTAHRILNDMVACRFVDRSDPGSYRLGMRLLELGNLVKARLSVRDAALAPMRALHRVTGQTVNLSVRQGDEIVYIERAYSERSGMQVVRAIGGRAPLHLTSVGKLFLAADESARVRNYATRTGLAGHTRTSITDLTKLERELNWVRTNGYARDNEELELGVRCIAAGIYDDSRRLVAGLSLSAPADRLQDSWLQNLKETALQISRGMGYVSEAAA from the coding sequence ATGTCCGAAGCAGACAAGTCACCCGGCAAGACGTCCATCCAGGTCATCGAGCGCATGATGACCCTGCTGGACGCCCTCGCCCAGCACGCCGACCCGGTCAGCCTCAAAGAGCTGTCGCTGGCCACGGGCCTGCACCCCTCCACTGCCCACCGCATCCTCAACGATATGGTGGCCTGCCGTTTCGTCGATCGTTCCGACCCGGGCAGCTATCGTCTTGGCATGCGCCTGCTGGAGCTGGGCAATCTGGTCAAGGCGCGCCTGTCGGTACGCGACGCGGCGCTGGCGCCGATGCGCGCGCTGCACCGCGTCACGGGACAAACGGTCAACCTGTCGGTGCGGCAGGGCGATGAGATCGTGTATATCGAGCGCGCCTACAGCGAGCGCTCGGGGATGCAAGTAGTGCGCGCCATCGGCGGCCGTGCGCCGCTGCACCTGACCTCGGTCGGCAAGCTGTTCCTGGCCGCCGACGAGTCGGCGCGCGTGCGCAACTACGCCACCCGCACCGGGCTGGCCGGCCATACGCGGACCTCGATCACTGACCTGACCAAGCTGGAGCGCGAACTGAATTGGGTACGCACCAACGGCTACGCCCGCGACAATGAAGAACTGGAACTGGGCGTGCGCTGCATTGCCGCCGGCATTTACGACGATTCGCGTCGGCTGGTGGCGGGCCTGTCGCTGTCGGCCCCGGCTGACCGGCTCCAGGACAGCTGGCTGCAGAACCTGAAGGAAACCGCGCTGCAGATCTCGCGCGGCATGGGTTACGTGTCCGAAGCCGCGGCCTGA
- a CDS encoding (Fe-S)-binding protein has product MRVGLFATCLVDLMRPEIGFSVLKLLEAAGYEVMVPEAQTCCGQPAYNSGERAVSRDLAEKFLREFEMFDYIVVPSGSCGGMVRHHYGDLLRDDPELNGRYERLRERVYELTEFLVNVARVETLPSSFTGHITYHDSCSGLRELGVKQQPRELLSRLPGVQLTEMKDCEACCGFGGTFSVKYGNISTAIVDEKCANIKASGADAVVLGDLGCILNIEGRLRRTGDSQTRVLHIAQVLAGDA; this is encoded by the coding sequence ATGCGAGTCGGTCTGTTCGCCACCTGCCTGGTGGACCTGATGCGTCCGGAGATCGGGTTTTCGGTGCTGAAGCTGCTGGAGGCCGCTGGCTACGAGGTCATGGTGCCCGAGGCGCAGACCTGCTGCGGCCAGCCGGCGTACAACTCGGGCGAGCGCGCGGTGTCGCGGGACCTCGCCGAGAAATTCCTGCGCGAGTTCGAGATGTTCGACTACATCGTGGTCCCGTCGGGAAGCTGCGGCGGCATGGTCCGACACCACTACGGCGACCTGCTGCGCGACGATCCGGAGCTGAACGGCCGCTATGAGCGCCTGCGCGAACGGGTGTACGAGCTGACCGAATTCCTGGTCAACGTGGCGCGCGTCGAGACGTTGCCATCCAGCTTCACCGGCCACATCACTTACCATGATTCCTGTTCCGGCTTGCGCGAGCTGGGCGTCAAGCAGCAACCGCGCGAACTGCTGTCGCGCCTGCCCGGCGTGCAGCTGACCGAGATGAAGGACTGCGAAGCCTGCTGCGGCTTCGGCGGCACCTTCTCGGTCAAGTACGGCAATATCTCGACGGCCATCGTCGACGAGAAGTGCGCCAACATCAAGGCCAGCGGCGCCGACGCCGTGGTGCTGGGCGACCTCGGCTGCATCCTCAATATCGAAGGCCGGCTGCGCCGCACCGGCGACAGCCAGACCCGCGTGCTGCATATCGCCCAGGTGCTGGCCGGCGACGCCTGA
- a CDS encoding LysR substrate-binding domain-containing protein gives MKMNLRQIEVFRAVMLTGSISGASKLLYVSQPAISRLMSHTEQRLGLELFRRTKGRLYPTPEARRLLGEVNAVYEGIERVNEIAEDLAANRTGSLRITCSPNLGQTVLPRAIASFRAAHPAVRVVVRTQIPGNMLRALLSGQVDLAVSNMPLTHPNLEARLLVKNEIVALVPVGHRFATRKWVRPADLIGEDLIGYGPDVPFALLVHEMFGNDGDQPDMRVQVEQAHVARALAQAGAGIALVDAMTVFGANWPNIVAVPIRTKVNASVQIFHVQTEPLSRLSLEFVETLTGMMQR, from the coding sequence ATGAAAATGAACCTGCGCCAGATCGAGGTCTTCCGCGCGGTGATGCTGACCGGTTCCATCAGCGGCGCCTCGAAGCTGCTCTATGTGTCGCAACCGGCGATCAGCCGGCTGATGTCGCACACCGAACAACGCCTCGGCCTGGAGTTGTTCCGCCGCACCAAGGGGCGTCTCTACCCCACGCCGGAAGCGCGGCGGCTGCTTGGCGAAGTGAACGCCGTGTATGAAGGGATCGAGCGCGTCAACGAGATCGCCGAGGACCTCGCCGCCAACCGGACTGGTAGCCTGCGCATCACATGCAGCCCCAACCTGGGGCAGACCGTGCTGCCGCGTGCGATCGCCAGCTTCCGCGCCGCGCACCCGGCGGTGCGCGTGGTGGTGCGCACGCAGATTCCCGGCAACATGCTGCGGGCGCTGCTATCGGGACAGGTAGACCTGGCGGTATCGAACATGCCGCTGACGCACCCCAACCTGGAGGCACGCCTGCTGGTGAAGAACGAGATCGTGGCACTGGTGCCGGTGGGACACCGGTTCGCCACGCGCAAATGGGTGCGTCCCGCCGACCTGATCGGCGAAGACCTGATCGGCTATGGACCCGATGTGCCGTTCGCGCTCCTGGTGCACGAGATGTTCGGCAACGATGGCGACCAGCCCGATATGCGGGTACAGGTGGAGCAGGCCCATGTGGCGCGGGCGCTGGCGCAGGCCGGTGCCGGCATTGCGCTGGTCGATGCCATGACGGTTTTCGGCGCGAACTGGCCCAATATCGTTGCCGTGCCGATCCGCACCAAGGTCAATGCCTCGGTGCAGATCTTCCATGTGCAGACGGAGCCGCTGTCGCGCCTGTCGCTGGAATTTGTGGAGACGCTGACGGGGATGATGCAGCGTTGA
- a CDS encoding FAD-binding oxidoreductase — translation MQTAQLAQRLTEALGADTVLTNPDDIAPWLSDWRGIYRGQAQAVVRPRSVDQVSRALALCQQAAVPVVPRGGNTGLCGGATPDAQAGNVVLSLDRMNAVRSLDTIANTMVAEAGCILGNLRRAAQEANRLLPLSLAAEDSCQIGGNLATNAGGVNVVRYGMTRELVLGVQAVLPNGEVFNGLRTLRKDNTGYDLKQLLIGSEGTLGVITAAALRLFPRTDTRSVVLAAVASPAQSLELYELLFAQCGARLQAFEFFTGDCLDLVLTHAEGVQEPFAQRYPAYVLVELADTTDEDGLNALLERVIGEALERELCLDAAVSASLAQLQAMWKLREEISEAQRADGPHLKHDVSLPIEQIPAFMTSMESRLRALDPAIRPFIFGHFGDGNLHYNLSRPAGAPRDWAATRGDAVTDAVLDEVMRYGGSISAEHGIGQLKRHAFLAAKDPLELRLMREIKAVFDPAGIMNPGKLL, via the coding sequence ATGCAAACCGCACAACTCGCTCAACGCCTCACCGAAGCACTTGGCGCCGACACTGTCCTGACCAACCCCGACGACATCGCACCGTGGCTGTCTGACTGGCGCGGCATCTATCGCGGGCAGGCACAGGCCGTGGTGCGCCCGCGTTCCGTGGATCAGGTTTCGCGCGCGCTGGCGCTGTGCCAGCAGGCGGCGGTGCCGGTGGTGCCGCGCGGCGGCAATACCGGACTGTGCGGCGGCGCCACGCCCGACGCTCAGGCCGGCAATGTGGTGCTGAGCCTGGACCGCATGAACGCGGTGCGTTCGCTCGACACCATCGCCAACACCATGGTGGCCGAAGCCGGCTGCATCCTGGGCAACCTGCGCCGCGCCGCGCAAGAGGCCAACCGGTTGTTGCCCCTTTCGCTGGCGGCCGAGGACTCGTGCCAGATCGGCGGCAACCTTGCCACCAATGCCGGCGGCGTCAACGTGGTGCGCTACGGCATGACGCGCGAACTGGTACTGGGCGTGCAAGCCGTGCTGCCCAACGGCGAGGTGTTCAACGGCTTGCGCACGCTGCGCAAGGACAACACCGGCTACGACCTGAAGCAGCTGCTGATCGGCTCTGAAGGCACGCTGGGCGTGATCACGGCGGCGGCGTTGCGGCTGTTCCCGCGCACCGATACGCGCAGCGTGGTGCTGGCGGCAGTTGCTTCGCCGGCGCAATCACTGGAGCTGTATGAACTGCTGTTCGCACAGTGCGGCGCGCGCCTGCAGGCGTTCGAGTTTTTTACCGGCGATTGCCTGGACCTGGTGCTGACGCATGCGGAAGGCGTGCAGGAACCCTTCGCGCAGCGCTACCCCGCCTATGTGCTGGTGGAACTGGCGGACACCACGGATGAGGACGGGCTCAACGCATTGCTCGAGCGCGTGATCGGCGAAGCGTTGGAGCGCGAGCTGTGTCTGGACGCGGCGGTCTCGGCATCCCTGGCGCAACTGCAGGCGATGTGGAAACTGCGCGAGGAGATCTCCGAAGCGCAGCGCGCCGATGGCCCGCACCTGAAGCACGACGTGTCGCTGCCGATCGAGCAGATCCCGGCGTTCATGACGTCAATGGAAAGCCGGCTGCGCGCGCTCGATCCGGCGATCCGGCCCTTTATCTTTGGCCATTTCGGCGATGGCAACCTGCACTACAACCTGTCGCGCCCGGCGGGCGCCCCCAGGGACTGGGCGGCGACCCGGGGCGATGCGGTCACTGACGCGGTACTGGATGAAGTGATGCGCTACGGCGGCAGCATCAGCGCCGAGCATGGCATCGGCCAGCTCAAGCGTCACGCCTTCCTGGCGGCCAAGGATCCGCTGGAGCTGCGGCTGATGCGAGAGATCAAGGCGGTGTTCGATCCGGCCGGGATCATGAACCCCGGCAAGCTGCTCTGA
- a CDS encoding phosphate/phosphite/phosphonate ABC transporter substrate-binding protein, whose amino-acid sequence MIANARMYAVTPQAEEAWRALLARVSERAGVALPYVEHPAPAQVSALWARPDCGCVFMCGYPYASAQVTPHLLAAPAPALARYDGQPVYFTEFIVRADAPVQSLAHTFGQRLACMLPESNSGYNAPRHYLMRLAPAGTRALYRPTAMLTPTPREVIGAVLAGQAEVGVIDSFVMDLLRRYDPGLAAQLKTLALTPPTPIPTLVASAGADPQQCARVRAALLGLHEDAAGTALLAMLGLARFVAVQPADYACLPAMAYEADLAGFALTDAAAGEQGIG is encoded by the coding sequence ATGATAGCCAATGCCCGCATGTACGCGGTGACGCCGCAGGCCGAGGAGGCATGGCGCGCATTGCTTGCCCGCGTGTCCGAGCGCGCGGGCGTGGCGTTGCCATATGTCGAGCATCCCGCGCCGGCGCAGGTCAGCGCGTTGTGGGCACGGCCGGACTGCGGCTGCGTGTTCATGTGCGGCTATCCGTACGCGAGCGCGCAGGTGACCCCGCATTTGCTGGCGGCGCCGGCGCCGGCACTGGCGCGCTACGACGGGCAGCCGGTCTATTTCACGGAATTCATCGTGCGCGCGGACGCGCCGGTGCAGTCGCTGGCGCACACCTTCGGCCAACGGCTGGCATGCATGTTGCCTGAGTCCAATTCGGGCTATAACGCGCCGCGCCACTACCTGATGCGGCTGGCGCCGGCGGGTACGCGGGCGCTGTACCGGCCCACCGCCATGCTTACGCCGACGCCGCGTGAGGTCATCGGTGCCGTGCTCGCCGGCCAGGCCGAGGTGGGTGTGATCGACAGCTTCGTGATGGACCTGCTGCGCCGCTATGACCCCGGGCTTGCCGCGCAACTGAAGACGCTGGCGCTGACGCCGCCCACGCCAATCCCGACGCTGGTCGCATCGGCGGGGGCCGATCCGCAGCAGTGTGCGCGTGTGCGCGCGGCACTGCTGGGCCTGCATGAGGATGCCGCGGGTACGGCGCTGCTTGCCATGTTGGGGCTGGCGCGCTTCGTCGCGGTGCAGCCCGCCGACTATGCCTGCCTGCCAGCGATGGCGTACGAAGCGGACCTGGCCGGCTTTGCGCTGACCGATGCCGCGGCCGGCGAGCAGGGCATTGGGTAA
- a CDS encoding LutB/LldF family L-lactate oxidation iron-sulfur protein — protein sequence MQVHSMEFKARAGQKLADQRLQQNLKKLSTKFVTARADAIRDIDFDATREALKERRNRALENLDVWLAEFEQNATRRGATVLFAETTADAARLVAEIAQKHGVKKVIKSKSMVTEEMRLNQVLGEMGVQSIETDLGEYILQINDSEPPSHIIAPVVHKDKDEIADLFARVHHKPRLTDIPEMTREAREVLRPEFLSADMGVTGGNFIIAETGSVAVVTNEGNEGMCTVMPRVHVAVTGIEKVLPTLEDLATVMRLLPRSATGQAISNYFSLLTGPRAEGERDGPEHMYFVLVDGGRSGLIGGDFQEMLRCIRCGACMNHCPVYQKIGGHAYGWVYPGPMGSVLTPSYVGLANAVDLPQAATMCGECNRVCPASIPLSDLLRKLREKQMERGLRPWQERFALKAWGYVAKRPDLYAFATRIGAWLLQRMGGGNKLITSLPMAGKGWTETRDMPAPPGRTFRELYKERRARS from the coding sequence ATGCAAGTCCACAGCATGGAATTCAAGGCGCGGGCCGGCCAGAAGCTGGCTGACCAGCGCCTGCAGCAGAACCTGAAGAAGCTCTCGACCAAGTTTGTCACGGCGCGCGCCGATGCTATCCGCGACATCGATTTCGACGCCACCCGCGAAGCGCTGAAGGAACGCCGCAACCGCGCGCTGGAAAACCTCGACGTCTGGCTGGCGGAGTTCGAGCAGAACGCGACCAGGCGTGGCGCCACGGTGCTGTTCGCGGAGACCACCGCCGACGCCGCGCGCCTGGTCGCCGAGATCGCGCAGAAGCATGGCGTGAAGAAGGTCATCAAGAGCAAGTCGATGGTGACCGAGGAAATGCGCCTGAACCAGGTGCTGGGCGAGATGGGCGTGCAGAGCATCGAGACCGACCTCGGCGAGTACATCCTGCAGATCAACGACTCGGAGCCGCCGTCGCACATCATTGCGCCGGTGGTGCACAAGGACAAGGACGAGATCGCCGACCTGTTCGCCAGGGTCCACCACAAGCCGCGGCTGACCGATATCCCGGAGATGACCCGCGAGGCGCGCGAAGTGTTGCGCCCCGAGTTCCTGTCCGCCGACATGGGCGTGACCGGCGGCAACTTCATCATTGCCGAGACCGGCTCGGTGGCGGTGGTCACCAACGAAGGCAACGAAGGCATGTGCACGGTGATGCCGCGCGTGCACGTGGCCGTCACCGGCATCGAGAAGGTGTTGCCGACGCTGGAAGACCTGGCCACGGTCATGCGCCTGCTGCCCCGTTCGGCCACTGGCCAGGCGATCTCCAACTATTTCTCGCTGCTGACCGGCCCACGCGCCGAAGGCGAACGCGACGGCCCGGAGCATATGTACTTCGTGCTGGTCGACGGTGGCCGCTCGGGGCTGATCGGCGGCGACTTCCAGGAGATGCTGCGCTGCATCCGTTGCGGCGCATGCATGAACCACTGCCCGGTCTACCAGAAGATCGGCGGCCATGCCTATGGCTGGGTCTATCCGGGGCCGATGGGCAGCGTGCTGACGCCCAGCTACGTAGGCCTGGCGAATGCGGTGGACCTGCCGCAGGCGGCGACCATGTGCGGCGAATGCAATCGTGTCTGCCCGGCATCGATCCCGCTGTCGGACCTGCTGCGCAAGCTGCGCGAGAAGCAGATGGAACGCGGGCTGCGTCCCTGGCAGGAGCGGTTTGCGCTGAAGGCCTGGGGCTACGTGGCGAAGCGGCCCGACCTCTATGCCTTTGCCACACGTATCGGCGCCTGGCTGCTGCAACGCATGGGCGGCGGCAACAAGTTGATCACCAGCCTGCCGATGGCCGGCAAGGGCTGGACCGAAACCCGCGACATGCCGGCCCCGCCGGGCCGCACGTTCCGCGAACTCTACAAGGAAAGGAGGGCGCGTTCATGA
- a CDS encoding FadR/GntR family transcriptional regulator, translated as MRTRAVTLTEQVTRQLRADIESGAYPVGTRLPTGKQLSEQYGVSAAVIREVTEHLRSQGFVETRQGVGCTVRSRTGAAGFQLPREPDIDAAGLADLYDLRIDLEGAAAALAAVRRTDDDVAALAALLERLHAHLYDGQPATDIDAAFHIGIAAATHNPYYRQLLQYLNLQLHQAVATARANTLRQPGLAEGVQAEHEAIVDAIRRGDAEAARTAAVTHLLNAARRLGLTLRARTASPSLAQP; from the coding sequence ATGCGAACCCGTGCCGTCACCCTTACCGAACAGGTCACCCGACAGTTGCGCGCCGATATCGAAAGCGGCGCATACCCGGTCGGCACACGGCTGCCTACCGGCAAGCAGCTCTCCGAGCAATACGGCGTCAGCGCCGCGGTGATCCGTGAAGTCACGGAGCATCTGCGCTCACAGGGCTTTGTCGAGACACGCCAGGGAGTCGGCTGCACGGTGCGCTCGCGCACCGGCGCGGCGGGGTTCCAGCTGCCGAGGGAGCCTGATATCGACGCCGCCGGCCTGGCAGACCTGTACGACCTGCGCATCGACCTTGAGGGTGCCGCGGCCGCGCTGGCGGCCGTGCGCCGCACCGATGACGACGTCGCAGCGCTGGCGGCGCTGCTGGAGCGGCTGCATGCCCACCTCTACGACGGGCAGCCGGCAACCGATATCGACGCGGCCTTCCATATCGGCATCGCTGCGGCGACGCATAACCCGTACTACCGCCAGTTGCTGCAGTACCTGAACCTGCAGTTGCACCAGGCCGTCGCCACTGCGCGCGCCAATACGCTGCGCCAGCCGGGGCTGGCCGAAGGCGTGCAGGCCGAACATGAAGCCATCGTCGACGCAATCCGCCGCGGCGACGCCGAAGCAGCCCGCACCGCCGCGGTCACCCACCTGCTGAACGCGGCACGGCGTCTTGGCCTGACGCTGCGCGCACGCACCGCCAGCCCTTCCCTCGCACAGCCCTGA